In one window of Amblyomma americanum isolate KBUSLIRL-KWMA chromosome 9, ASM5285725v1, whole genome shotgun sequence DNA:
- the LOC144104901 gene encoding transmembrane protein 45B-like, protein MGTFYGHVLPGTIMFAFGTWWALSVWRHHARCRTTGERFVARASAGRAEGLIKIAAALLGLTTEIRKCLSKGEWAPRNWHHMATYVFCGLSGPVDLLTARSSMPAGVTPRDADYAALVLSFIGEGLVFHAHTHGRAPLDVLIHELLVYVIAAQAACLCVEMAQRSSVVAALSRGYCAVLQGTWLIQIAFVLFDPRQNKRWDPRSERDCMLAATVFAAHMVAALVYVSLLGAIFARRDAVAYYRVPQEPRDEMNGCSDASATRGTIISTFVHSQAHASKK, encoded by the exons ATGGGAACTTTCTACGGTCATGTGCTCCCAGGCACCATTATGTTCGCCTTCGGCACATGGTGGGCGCTATCAGTGTGGCGGCATCATGCCAGGTGCCGCACCACTGGGGAGCGCTTCGTGGCCAGGGCATCTGCGGGCCGCGCCGAGGGCCTAATAAAGATAGCCGCAGCATTGCTGGGCCTGACCACCGAG ATCCGCAAGTGCCTGTCCAAGGGCGAGTGGGCCCCCCGCAACTGGCACCACATGGCCACGTACGTCTTCTGCGGGCTCAGCGGTCCCGTCGACCTGCTCACTGCCCGGTCCTCGATGCCAGCGGGCGTCACCCCCCGGGACGCAGACTATGCAGCGCTGGTGCTCTCGTTCATCGGGGAAGGGCTCGTGtttcacgcgcacacacacggcAGGGCTCCGCTGGACGTGCTGATCCACGAGTTGCTCGTCTACGTCATCGCCGCGCAGGCGGCCTGCCTGTGCGTGGAGATGGCGCAACGGTCGAGCGTCGTGGCAGCCCTCTCGCGGGGATACTGCGCCGTCCTTCAG GGTACGTGGCTGATTCAGATCGCCTTCGTGCTCTTCGACCCACGACAGAATAAGCGCTGGGACCCTCGCAGTGAGCGCGACTGTATGTTGGCTGCCACCGTATTCGCCGCACACATGGTTGCTGCTCTCGTCTACGTTTCGCTGCTGGGCGCCATATTTGCACGCCGTGACGCGGTTGCTTACTACAGGGTTCCACAAGAGCCGAGAGACGAGATGAACGGTTGCAGCGATGCAAGCGCCACACGTGGAACCATCATCTCTACGTTTGTGCACTCGCAGGCACATGCATCGAAGAAATAA